In Alnus glutinosa chromosome 7, dhAlnGlut1.1, whole genome shotgun sequence, the sequence ctcaaataccaaatttaaaaaagttcaaaacttAGATACcaataaagtatttaaccctaaaatttataatttttatacggattttttttttttttttttttatcaattaattTCCTTTCGTAGAAGTCGAAGTTCAAACTACAGTGTTTATAATTAGTATGGAAAATAATGTGCCATCCTTTCTTTTATCCCTTTTCTCTAATTGAAAAGGGGGAAAAGGATTACAAGGAAAACTGGGAAAGTGTCATCCTTAGAATtggaataagatttttttttccttttcatttctttctataAACAACAAAATGCAACAATTCTAAATTTACCAACaaatattcataattttcaaaaaaaaaaaaaaaaaacaacaaatatgcatacttttttttttcttccataaaTGTTTAGTTTCATTCTCCAACATATTTCTtgtccatttcttttttaaatcaatcattaaatttgtaaaacatatttaatgataaatttacatatttctCATACGAAAATAGACAAGAAATGTGTTGAACAACCACACCatactttccttttcttttcttttatttttttttaaaaaaaaaaaaaaaaaaaaaaaaaacttggttgCTAGTCTAAATTTACATTGATATTTGTCAAGACTCAATCAGGAAAATTTAGGAGGATGAATTATGAAGAAGTCCTTTTGTTCTCGACTATTTTTAGGGTGTATTTGGCCAAACAATTAACTgggatttaaaaaaattgttttcattaaccaagttttgaaatttatattttttaaaatcgcaaattttgaaattgtaaatttaaaCGAACACTAAAAAATCTCACATTTTGAAACTGCAAATCAAATTGACACTaagaaatttctattttttcaaactacaaattttgaaaatgataaacCAAACAGACATTAAGAGTCCGTTTGAAATTGCGGTTTcaataatttcaattttaaatatagtgaTTTCAAAACctttgatttaaaaatacagttgATTGTTTTGGTAAAATCttgatttaatctttaaaatcataattaagcctttaaaatcgtgagTTTTTAAAAAGGTACTCCATTATCttcgatttgaaaatacattttttttaaaaaaaaaaaaaaaaaaaaccataatttttaaaaaatgcactcCCAAACTGATACAATTttcatgattttgattaaaattacatttttagcCTACAAAATTACATGGTCAAACCAACTCTAAATTTAATAACAATCAACTAACAGCAATTGtaatcaaataatatattttcaattatttgtttGCTCACTTTGCTGCGTTAGAGAGTGAGATATGGAGTATCGGGAGGGAATAGAAATTGAGTGAGAGGGAGAGCGACAGAACTGTGCTGGGGGCTCTTCCTTGGAGGGAAGTAGATCctctaaaattctctaaaatatatatatattttttcttttatgagatAGAccttctaaaatttattttttaccttaaaaatattatttttgtttcccCTCCACTTAAAATTCTAATTTCACACCTGACGGAAAGATGTGAGCGAGTGTTTGTGTGCTATAAGTcactcttgtattttttttttttttttttcctaattatttGCCAAATTTGACTTGCTTTGCACTGAACTCGCCCTAATTATAATGAAACCGTTCCAATTTGCAGCCTAGTAATTCTTCCCCTTTTCTCGTTTTAGTCTGCATTGCCTCGCCTTTGTTCCCATGTATTTCATTGTCAGATTCTGGATCACAGGTCGTGCTTCCTCctccttccatttttttttttttaaatgggtgaaaataaaataacgacagcaaataaagaaataaaaattacaaataaccaaaacaaaggaaaaaagaaggaaaaaaaaaaaaaaaaaaaaaaaaaaaaaaaaaaaaaaaaaaaaaaagagaaaagaaagagccATTGAAACAATCCATTCCACAATTTCGTAAAGGATTCTCAAGTTGGAAGGAGTAAACGGAGCTCCCAGCGGTGCTTGTGGTATTTGTGAGTGGGATACCAAGGCCAATGTATAGTGAATTGTAAAAACTAAGAGATAAATGTACAATAAGATAATGAGTTCTCACCATGGATTGTGAGATAATAGCAAGACCAATGTATTCAATGATCCAGATATGAATATGAAATTTTCTTTATAATAAAAGAGTTTCACAGAAAGGGAGTCAGAGGATCAAGAGTAAAGGACCGTCAAATCTACCGAAAGAAACCAAAAATGGCATTAGCGCGTACAGTCCATGCATGCCATGGCAGCGTGTGGCGTACACGCATCCCAGCAGAAGACGTTGATGGAGAGAGAGTTGGCCGGAGTTGATAGAGGAGGGACACATGGCTTTTGTAAGTTGAGAAATAATCCTtacacttatttctcacaacagcttcacaacaagctgacgtggctggtaatattttattattttttttgttttgttttcatttctttttgtaaaaaaataataaaatattaccagccacgtcagcttgttgtggggctgttgtgagaaatgagtgtagggatcatttctcttgtaagtttgtatttttttttccaacataaAGTTTTCGAGGGGAGAGGTGTTTATGACAAGGCGCCTTGGTCTAGCTAGGTCCGGCCTACCTAAACCTCCATTGAACTTAAATCTTAACAACTAAGCCAACACGGCCCAATCCACAACGGCGTGCAGTTCAACCCATTCAAAACAAAGAGCAAGCTACAGCATTTATTCTGATGGTCAAcatctctatttttttatttttttattttttattttttatttttatgaaagaaaGCTTTATAAAACCTAACACCAAAACAATATCCCACCAACATACCAACATCTCTATGTTGGGGACTTGGGGTCGCGTCTCATAATTATTACACCAAGACACCAAATACCAAGCTTAGCTGTTTTTGCATACCAATTATATTAGAGACACTAATCACAAGATAATATGGTGTGTTTCATTcgaatatttttcaatattcgAATtaggtttttattcaaaaacccagaACTCGGATCCATGAGGAGTAAAACCCATCTGCCTATTGAATATTGTTCTGAATGCGGTTTGAATTTCAAGGCGATGAAATCATGAATTGACAGTGAATTTCGAGGTGCATTATTTCCAACGCAGAAATCAAAGCTggcaaaagaattttttttttaaaaaaaaaaaaaaaaacaagaaaaataggaGAATAGGGTGGCTCGCGTCCACCCCAGGGgtcgggggtggctgcgcgccacccctcGTGGATTTTCGGGGTGGcctgaaagccacccctagggccggggatggccgcgcggctactcttagtggccgagggtggccgcacgccaccccctgacccctaggggtggctttcggacCATCGCAAATGGATCCACGGGTGGCCCGAAGCCACCCAaaagccttaggggtggccgcgcgccaccccaaatggatccACAGGTGGCCCGAAAGACACCTATAaagccttaggggtggctttcgggccacccctggggctaggggtggccgcacacCACCCCCTGAGCCCTAAgggtggcttttgggccacCGCAAATGGATCCAGgagtggcccgaaagccacctgaaagccttaggggtggccgcgcggctacctcttgtggccgggggtggccgcacacCACCCCTTGAGCCCTAAgggtggcttttgggccaccccaaatggatccaggggtggcccgaaagccacctgaaagccttaggggtggctgtcgggccacccctggggctgagggtggccgcgcggctacctcttgtggtcgggggtggccgcgcggctaccccgagtggcctgggggtgggggggtggcGCTCCGCCACCCCCCtcccaaggggtggctgctggttctcctttattattattttttgttttataaataaaaataaaaatgttctttttttagtttttaatttctattttttttgttatttttattattattaattttattattttttactataccaatcattatacacaacttttcattaaattcaatcattttataccattataaaacactttttttcaatctcataaattcaacacccaaacacatatttgaaaagaatctgaattatatttaacatccaaacacattttcattaccATAAAATTCGCaatcagattcagaatattattcataatcGAAATATTCAATACCCATAAACCAAAGCACGCAAACTTTCAGAATAACACCAACCTCCAGACCAAACACCCGACAGCAGCCACATTTCAGTGATTTCACCTCTCCAATTCTCTATTCAGCAGCAGCAAATCTAAACAAGTGATATAAAAGCCGGTTCTCAAATTGAGGAACAAAGTTGAACATGCATAAGgcaattttagggaaaaaaaaaagaaaaaataactagGAAAAGTAAATATACTCTCTCAAATTATTACTtctgctccgtttgttttggcgtaaaatgatttttagaaaataatttcggcattttttggtgtttggtaggggcgaaaataatagtcaatcggaaaatgatttctgtttgacaaaaatgctttgtaaatttcgaaaaatgatttacgtttttaaaaagcgtaaatcattttccgaagatgCCAGATGCATTCGACTccttttaaacgacacagtcgaccttcacgttaaAGCAGTCAACTATCATGGAAATCTTGCCGGTACCGAAATCCGACAACCTCAGGTCAAtgtcaccggaatccggcaatagaACCCGGCCATCTTCGCCGGAATCTGGGCTCCGGCGACCAAACTGTCGTATTCTGGCCACCTGGCCGGAATCTGTCCAGAAAGGCCAGATTCCGGCTGGCTggctggatctggccagaatAGCCCTGCCAGAACGGCCGGCTGGCCGGACCTGGCCAGAAATATCCCGGCCAGAACTGTCggctggccgggatctggccgGATTCCAACGGTTCTGGCAGTTTTCGGCCAGTACGCCAGAGTCCGGCAGATCtgggccggaatccggccaacctAGATTTTGACGGGACTGTCCAGATTTCGGCCTTTATCCTATAGCTAGAATCCGGTAAAAATGGTCGAAATCCTGTCGGTCAATGTTGAAATCTCATTTCCggtgaataaaaatataaaaaatatttgtgattttccgtacgcaccaaacaccgaaaaatgtttttggtgaaaaatttttttcagaaaaatgacttttctgaaatcattttacaacggaaatcattttacgtcgaaacaaacggagcattcaTTGTCAATCTCCCCACAAATTACTAATTGTGTTAATCTctcccataaactaccaaaacaatgtcaatgtccctctcaaggccaacaaaaaaaaaaatgaccttacaaaattttcaataagactaaaatatcattataaatttgaaagaaaaaactaaaaactaataaataaataaataaaaattaattgttttaaaaataaaaaataaaaattaaataatgaaaaaaaaaaagaaagaagaatcgccttggtttttcattttttttttcgtgtttattttttattttatttttttaaaaaaaaaatcagttttagaaaaaaaaaattaaagaaacgaaaaaaaaaattgtcttggttttttattttttattttttagttttttgttataattttaagaattttgttttaaaaaaatttatgaatgctatttttgtcattgtgagaCATTGAcgatgttttggtagtttatggagaaattgacacaattggtagtttgaaaaaACATAGACAATGGAGTGATAGTTTGAAAGGACTATATGTACTtttcgcaaaaaaaaaaaaaaaaaaaaaaaaaagaggcataTTTCTCACTCACCCAAGCTCCGAGAGCTTCAAATGAGCTTCAGCATAATCGGCAAAGAAGGCGTCCTCGTCCTAAAGCATAATTGTCAGAACCAGCAATTAATTTAGATAATTGTCAAGATAATGGGGAAATTGTTTATCCAAAAACTACTTCATATGTTTATAATAAATAAGACTGTAAAACGAGAATAGAAACTCACCGCAGCATATTTTTCTACAAGAGGACGAAAGACTAGATCCTCCAGAAGAGCTTTATCTGATGGTAGCTGGATTAGACCTTCCTTCTCTCCGCTTAGGAGTTCCCTGTtttaaagaattagattcacaCCAATTAGATGGCTGCTCCCAGTCTTAGCCCCATCTTTACTGATATTTAGGGCATGTTTGGTATACGAAACGACTATTTCATTACAAAAATTAATAGAATGGAAGAAATTGGAattgaatagttattcatatttCTTAGATTGGTTGTAACACTGGAATAGAACactaaatatatattcattagtTTACTGATATTTAGTGTAGCATTAGCATATGCAAACCACTGATGAGATGATTACACAAGAAAACGTTGTATACAATCAATTTCACCAGAGAACCATCTACAAGAAATCAATGAGAGATGTGTCTTACTTGAAGTAGGAGTTATCAAAAATAAGAGGGTTGGTGGTCCAGGGTCCCTCAAATCCAGAACGCTCCTTGTGGCATCTTCCCTGTAAAATGATTCCAAAAGCATCTTAGTTCATCAATAACTACAATACATGAATTTGTTAAAACTCTGTTTTAGTAAAAACATTCCATTATCTTAAAACAAGTAACAACCTATGAAAGGAGGCAGCAAAAGAATTTCATATATTATGAACATACCAAAGTGTGAGCACCAGATAAAGCAACTATGTCTGTATCACTAAGACCCATGTGGCCAAAAATATCTCTCAGATGATCCGAACCTTGAGTGACAACAAAATATTAGTTAAGTTATTGATGAGTGATAGATATCTGTAATGATCTAGCTTTGACTTGATTTTAAACAGATTAACTAACCTTTGGTAGCATCAGGCAAGCGACCTTCTGGGGGTGGTTCAGTTTTGTCCTGAgataaataagtattttttagaATCAGCCGTTTATAATACTAGTATTTCAGAATCAAGTAATGTTATATGGTGGAGTCCAACAACATACTTAATTAACGGGAAAATAGAAAGTAACTCTCAGTCATCTAGATAGGCTTGTTTACAACTAATCATACAgtttaagattaaaaaaaaaaaaattgaaatacttAGAATTTTCCTCCAAACGGgaaaaaagaacacaaaaattCCAGACTTATCGGTTCTTAAAATTGCAATATTATACtgacatttaatttttcaaattgctaGCGTATCTTCTGCTTGAGTTTTCACCAAATTGTGAACATTCAAGCAACCCTCCAGGGAGATAGATATGTGATCTACAGAAGTGGATAAaacattaagaaaataaaaaagctagGTAGGATGGTCCACCCCAGACCGTACATAATGCTACTTAAGCAACTAAAATAAACAAGGAAGAGACTAGTATCCAAGCAGGTGAAAAGGGACTGTGCCCTGTCCAAATTAAACCTTAACAAACATGTATTCAAGCAGCAACAACAAATGTGGAAGGGACTATTCAAGTAGAGTGAAAGATTAGGTTCAAAATTCAAAGACTAAGATCCACTAGAGGTGGCGAAGTTGAAACCTAATGCGATCTGGCTTGAATTGACCCGCAAAGCTATACACCCCCGCCTTTA encodes:
- the LOC133872888 gene encoding L-ascorbate peroxidase 2, cytosolic, which gives rise to MVKNYPTVSEEYQKAVEKCKKKLRGLIAEKRCAPIMLRLAWHSAGTFDVKTKTGGPFGTIRHPDELAHEANNGLDIAIRLLEPIKEQFPILSYADLYQLAGVVAVEITGGPEIPFHPGRPDKTEPPPEGRLPDATKGSDHLRDIFGHMGLSDTDIVALSGAHTLGRCHKERSGFEGPWTTNPLIFDNSYFKELLSGEKEGLIQLPSDKALLEDLVFRPLVEKYAADEDAFFADYAEAHLKLSELGFAAAE